In Persicimonas caeni, a single window of DNA contains:
- the atpB gene encoding F0F1 ATP synthase subunit A: MADYTFLDLVAPGIAERNHGEGFNEIFGNPLLNATGTVTINHVVMAGVVTVLIVILGLIARRKYASKEEAMIPDGKLTVRNFFEVIFDATLGLMTEMMGKENAKKFFPLIGALAVFILLSNLLGLIPGFLPPTQNLNTNLACSAVVFVVYNVAGLREHGMGYLKHFLGPIWFIAPLMLVIELIGHAFRPISLAVRLTGNMTGDHMVLGVFGDLAAGLVQVPALLPVPFLFLGLLVSIIQTLVFCLLSSIYISLAVSHEGH, encoded by the coding sequence ATGGCAGACTACACTTTTCTCGATCTAGTGGCCCCCGGAATCGCCGAGCGCAATCACGGCGAGGGTTTCAACGAGATCTTCGGCAATCCGCTTTTGAACGCCACCGGCACCGTCACGATCAATCACGTGGTCATGGCGGGCGTCGTCACGGTGCTCATCGTCATCTTGGGATTGATCGCCCGGCGTAAATACGCCAGCAAAGAAGAGGCGATGATCCCCGACGGGAAGTTGACCGTACGTAACTTCTTCGAGGTGATCTTCGACGCGACCCTCGGGTTGATGACCGAGATGATGGGCAAGGAGAACGCCAAAAAGTTCTTCCCGCTCATCGGCGCGTTGGCGGTGTTCATCCTCCTGAGCAACCTGTTGGGCTTGATCCCCGGCTTTTTGCCGCCGACCCAGAACTTGAACACCAACCTCGCCTGCTCGGCGGTCGTCTTCGTGGTCTATAACGTGGCCGGCCTGCGCGAGCACGGCATGGGTTATCTCAAGCATTTCCTGGGCCCCATTTGGTTTATCGCGCCGCTGATGCTCGTCATCGAGCTCATCGGCCACGCCTTCCGCCCCATCAGCCTCGCTGTGCGTCTTACCGGTAATATGACCGGTGACCACATGGTGCTCGGGGTGTTCGGCGACTTGGCCGCCGGGCTTGTGCAAGTCCCGGCTTTGCTTCCCGTACCCTTTTTGTTCCTGGGTCTACTAGTTTCGATTATTCAGACCCTTGTCTTTTGCCTGCTCTCGTCGATCTACATCTCCCTTGCAGTATCGCACGAAGGGCATTAA
- a CDS encoding ATP synthase F0 subunit C, producing MLSKNKVIAFLSTFGVIALWSTSAFAQNAAVAAGDNIFTMFSWMAVAAGFGIGLAAIGGALGQGRAAAAALEGIARNPGASGKLLTPLILGLALIESLVIYAFVITILITNQIDAATLVQQLAG from the coding sequence ATGCTGTCCAAAAACAAAGTCATCGCTTTTCTTAGCACCTTCGGTGTCATCGCTCTGTGGAGCACCTCGGCCTTCGCTCAGAACGCTGCAGTTGCCGCTGGCGACAACATCTTCACCATGTTCTCCTGGATGGCGGTTGCTGCCGGCTTCGGCATCGGCCTGGCTGCCATCGGTGGCGCGCTCGGCCAGGGCCGCGCTGCTGCGGCTGCCCTCGAGGGCATCGCTCGCAACCCGGGCGCCAGCGGTAAGCTTCTCACCCCGCTGATTCTCGGTCTGGCTCTTATCGAGTCGCTCGTCATCTACGCGTTCGTTATCACGATCCTGATCACGAACCAGATCGACGCCGCTACTCTCGTCCAGCAGCTCGCTGGCTGA
- a CDS encoding AtpZ/AtpI family protein, which translates to MTDSKSKVPKRPASSDADEQPTEERSPWLVAGVFGALGFEFVGFIIGGYIVGALIDGQFGTHPWGVIVMVLLGLVGVLWHIYRVAKRFLE; encoded by the coding sequence ATGACGGACTCGAAGAGCAAAGTGCCTAAGAGACCGGCTTCGTCAGACGCCGATGAGCAGCCCACCGAAGAGCGCTCTCCCTGGTTAGTCGCCGGGGTCTTTGGCGCCCTCGGGTTCGAATTTGTCGGGTTCATCATCGGCGGCTATATCGTCGGTGCGCTGATCGACGGCCAGTTCGGCACTCACCCTTGGGGCGTCATCGTCATGGTGCTCTTGGGACTGGTTGGTGTGCTGTGGCACATCTATCGCGTGGCCAAACGTTTTTTGGAGTGA
- a CDS encoding zinc-ribbon domain-containing protein, with protein sequence MDVRCPQCDTLYEIDARQLRGGAATLKCSQCEHVFRLQTHAALSQENQRRWMVKNTTSGDILYFSSFDELHQWILQGKVTKADQVSRTGKKWKRLADIGEFMPIFQAVESISSISASHAAERRGAEQQLPSAPEPASEPDFRSKVKTSQQFGLEAPKRGAEGGPAGPERSQPSRSEPSPSPTDPPRSQTPAPQRNASGEATAQAAPQQPRAPQPSAPQPSAPQPQVRLQTGAFGSASDDLEEDDEWSFGEGSSLGELEGTGRHDAVDYEPQKSRWPIVVAVMLLVVAGGGAAVYFARPDLIDEYLPTQAESEVVDIAEAEQADEEREPEKKEASPRERIDGAVANALDSAQKENAKHLAAGIAAAGPKLEESVAVAIEAAVKAAEEPDAEELLAKAKRYLEAGHPRRARQKFHAVLEEERNNVEAITGLGWSLLALGSPAAASAQFRKALNYNPSYGDAYIGLGKAEREQGNHQAALDAYQNYLSRFPGGSKASIASYQADKLKKALGQ encoded by the coding sequence ATGGACGTTCGCTGTCCACAGTGTGACACGCTGTACGAGATCGACGCACGTCAGCTTCGTGGCGGCGCCGCGACGCTCAAGTGCAGTCAGTGCGAGCATGTCTTTCGGCTGCAGACCCACGCAGCGTTGAGCCAGGAAAACCAGCGCCGCTGGATGGTCAAGAACACGACCAGCGGCGATATCCTCTACTTTTCGAGCTTCGACGAGCTGCACCAGTGGATCTTGCAGGGCAAGGTCACCAAGGCCGACCAGGTCTCGCGCACCGGCAAAAAGTGGAAGCGCCTGGCCGACATCGGCGAGTTCATGCCGATTTTTCAGGCCGTCGAGAGCATCTCGAGCATCAGCGCCTCGCACGCAGCCGAACGGCGTGGCGCCGAGCAGCAACTGCCGAGCGCTCCCGAGCCTGCGTCCGAGCCGGATTTTCGCTCCAAGGTCAAGACTTCCCAGCAGTTCGGACTCGAGGCGCCCAAACGCGGCGCCGAGGGCGGGCCTGCGGGCCCGGAACGCTCCCAACCTTCGCGCTCCGAGCCGTCACCAAGCCCGACCGATCCGCCTCGCTCACAGACCCCCGCACCCCAGCGGAACGCCTCGGGTGAGGCCACCGCGCAGGCTGCTCCCCAGCAACCGCGTGCCCCGCAGCCGAGCGCCCCGCAGCCAAGCGCTCCTCAGCCACAGGTACGCCTGCAGACCGGCGCGTTCGGCTCGGCGAGCGACGACCTCGAAGAGGACGACGAGTGGAGCTTTGGTGAAGGCTCGTCTCTCGGTGAACTCGAAGGTACGGGGCGCCATGACGCGGTCGACTACGAGCCTCAAAAGAGTCGTTGGCCCATCGTGGTCGCGGTGATGCTGCTCGTGGTGGCTGGCGGAGGTGCCGCCGTTTATTTCGCTCGCCCCGACTTGATCGACGAATACCTGCCGACGCAGGCCGAGTCCGAGGTCGTCGACATCGCCGAGGCCGAGCAGGCCGACGAGGAGCGCGAGCCCGAAAAGAAAGAGGCGTCTCCGCGCGAGCGCATCGACGGGGCCGTGGCCAACGCGCTGGACAGCGCGCAGAAGGAGAACGCCAAGCACCTCGCCGCCGGGATCGCGGCCGCAGGTCCCAAGCTCGAAGAGAGCGTCGCCGTGGCGATCGAGGCGGCGGTCAAGGCTGCCGAAGAGCCCGACGCCGAGGAGTTGTTGGCCAAGGCCAAGCGCTACCTGGAGGCGGGACATCCGCGCCGAGCCCGCCAGAAATTTCACGCGGTGCTCGAAGAGGAGCGCAACAACGTCGAGGCGATCACCGGCCTGGGTTGGTCGCTGCTCGCCCTGGGCAGCCCGGCTGCCGCCAGCGCCCAATTTCGCAAGGCCCTCAACTACAACCCCAGCTACGGCGACGCCTATATCGGGCTGGGCAAGGCCGAGCGCGAGCAGGGGAATCACCAGGCTGCGCTCGACGCCTACCAGAACTACCTGAGCCGCTTTCCGGGCGGTTCGAAGGCTTCCATCGCCAGCTACCAAGCCGACAAACTCAAAAAGGCGCTGGGACAGTAG
- a CDS encoding zinc-ribbon domain-containing protein, giving the protein MIVQCPSCASRYRVNDANVPASGGKITCPSCQHKFIVYPEEQNPAPSAPASDDLEDKTSVAFRPDLNKLVNQMQQGGGAPQGGADDGVAATEVMSGDSIPDFLNGADAPDDGTVEMKNPFEDGGLPGMGQGNAGGHQGSSMDEGAPTEVVSGDMLDNFGFNDSSAESKPPFEPADAPQAPSQPQPQQNQQPAPAQPSQPAQQPSQQQSQQQSQRDAGGQAAPFEAADGPSGPNADHDGPWKLKTNFGLTYEFPDTKSLKNWLSNREDLDGYELSGDGDTFHALSAWPQISSGPAQSGPQQPPSFQQNNPSPAPQQPPSGPGAGAAGMPGNSLASQTPAPSAPVPSPSSEPPGKKIKPKEYRPPSRDGKWNVLLWGVVLVLLLVAGGLSVQMFGIYDIKGEVLGMKSTQPEEQAQKPAPQEQAAPANEAQQEEVAQEESGPNPKLVKEVNRLIDDAERAVKNNRLQTAAEKLQNAKLLTPERVEIYEMLAEVYAEMGQDKEAEAAKKKVAELTASEDPGDEAGEAASNE; this is encoded by the coding sequence ATGATTGTCCAGTGTCCCAGTTGTGCATCTCGGTACCGCGTCAACGATGCCAATGTGCCGGCATCGGGAGGTAAGATCACCTGCCCGTCATGTCAGCATAAGTTCATCGTCTATCCCGAGGAGCAGAACCCGGCTCCGAGCGCGCCTGCCTCCGACGACCTCGAGGACAAGACCTCGGTCGCCTTCCGCCCCGATCTGAACAAGCTGGTCAACCAGATGCAGCAGGGTGGAGGCGCGCCGCAAGGTGGTGCAGACGACGGCGTGGCCGCCACCGAGGTGATGTCGGGCGATTCGATCCCCGACTTTCTCAACGGCGCCGACGCGCCGGACGACGGCACCGTCGAGATGAAGAATCCCTTCGAGGACGGCGGTCTTCCGGGCATGGGGCAGGGCAACGCCGGTGGCCACCAAGGCTCGTCGATGGACGAGGGGGCGCCCACCGAGGTCGTCTCCGGTGACATGCTCGACAACTTCGGCTTCAACGATTCGTCGGCCGAGTCCAAGCCTCCGTTCGAACCCGCCGACGCGCCGCAGGCGCCGTCGCAACCGCAGCCCCAACAGAATCAGCAGCCCGCTCCTGCTCAGCCCAGCCAGCCGGCGCAACAGCCGAGCCAGCAGCAGAGTCAACAGCAGAGCCAACGAGACGCAGGCGGCCAAGCCGCTCCGTTCGAAGCAGCCGACGGGCCTTCCGGTCCGAACGCCGACCACGACGGGCCGTGGAAGCTCAAGACCAACTTCGGGCTGACCTACGAGTTTCCCGACACCAAGAGCCTCAAAAACTGGCTGTCGAACCGAGAAGACCTCGACGGTTACGAGCTTTCGGGCGACGGCGACACGTTCCACGCGCTCAGCGCTTGGCCGCAGATTTCGAGCGGCCCGGCCCAGAGTGGCCCGCAGCAGCCGCCTTCGTTCCAGCAAAACAACCCGTCGCCGGCGCCGCAGCAGCCGCCCAGTGGCCCGGGCGCCGGCGCCGCGGGCATGCCCGGCAACTCGCTGGCGAGCCAGACTCCGGCGCCGTCGGCGCCTGTGCCGTCGCCCTCGTCGGAGCCGCCCGGCAAAAAGATCAAGCCCAAGGAGTACCGTCCGCCGTCGCGTGACGGTAAATGGAACGTGCTCTTGTGGGGCGTGGTGTTGGTGCTGCTCCTTGTCGCCGGCGGCCTCAGCGTCCAGATGTTCGGCATCTACGACATCAAGGGCGAAGTGCTGGGGATGAAGTCGACTCAGCCCGAAGAGCAGGCCCAGAAGCCGGCTCCCCAGGAGCAAGCTGCGCCGGCAAACGAGGCCCAGCAAGAGGAGGTCGCCCAGGAGGAGAGCGGCCCCAATCCCAAGCTGGTCAAAGAGGTCAACCGGCTCATCGACGATGCCGAGCGCGCCGTCAAGAACAACCGACTGCAGACGGCCGCCGAGAAGCTGCAAAACGCCAAGTTGCTCACTCCCGAGCGCGTCGAGATCTACGAGATGCTCGCCGAGGTGTACGCGGAAATGGGCCAGGACAAAGAAGCCGAGGCGGCCAAGAAGAAAGTCGCCGAGTTGACGGCCTCCGAAGATCCGGGCGATGAAGCTGGCGAAGCCGCCAGTAACGAGTAG